A region of the Vanrija pseudolonga chromosome 2, complete sequence genome:
TGGCCGCATCCTGGCCGCCGGTGACGGCGCACCTCTTGGCGATTCCAAAGTTGCGAATAAATTCCCAATCCTGGCCGCTATCAGTGCGCTGTGCATGCTCCGGCCGGGCAATCAGCAAGAAGTTCGCAGCTCAACAATATGGAGCTCCATAAACGCGACTTACTTGCGCTTATCACATCAACATTCTCAGCTGACACTTTGCCCCACCCGACCGACTTGTCGCGCGCGGATATCGGCCTCGAATTGCAATCGCTGAGACGCCTCTGGCTCTCGCgcgaccgaggaggccaTCTTTTGCAAACCCGCAAGGCAGGGCGAACCCCGGTCAGACTCCGGCCACTCGTCCTCCACACACCGAGGCGGCAGCTGGTTGTTGATAAATATCTCATCGTGTGCGCTCGTTGGAGTGCTTCTTCACCATCGAGTGCCCCACACTCTTCCATTTCCAACCCCCCACAGgccccacacacacgcgaCACACCACATGCCGTCCTGGAAAGAGTTCCTCCAGCGCATCGAAGTCAAGCagaaggacgacgaagccgagGTCTGGCAGAACAACCGTTGGGTAGGTGTCCCGGTTTCTTGTTCCGCCACTCTTCCCATCTGGCTGACCGGGCGTAGCTCAATCGTGACAAtgtccccctccccgcccaccgccgcctctgGGGCTTCTGGACCTACTCTGGTCTCTGGGTCCTCACCAGCATGAACGTCAGTGGCCTCTCCTCCGGCGCCAGTCTTCTGGGACTTGGTCTCACCGTCGGTAAGTTCCAAGTCGACACTTGTCAAACGACCAATACTGACTACTGATGTAGGCGAGGCcatggccgtcgtcgtcgtgggccaGGTTCTCATCGCCAGCCTCATGGTCGCCACAGCCAGTATCGGCGCCTACTGGCACGTCTCGTTCCCCATGTGGAACCGTGTCGTGTGGGGCATGATCGCTGCCTACTTCCCTGTAGGTTCAAAGCAACTCGTGTGGACGAAAACTAACAAATCTCCAAGCTCCTCAACCGCATCATCCTCTCTATCACCTGGAACGCCACCCAGGGTTGGTTTGGCGGCCAGTGTCTCAAGGTCTTCCTCGGCTCCATGTTTCCAAGCATTTACCGTAAGTGCTCTAGAAAGCCTCTTTTGCACTATTATTCACGCTCGCAGACATGAAGAACACCCTCCCGGCCTCAACGTACATGGTAAATGCCGACTTTATGTGTTTCGCCCTCTTCACCGCCCTTTGCATCCCGCTCATTCTCATCCCTCCTGAGCGTATCCGTATCCCGGTCATGGCCGGAGCCTGTATGGCTCTTGTGGCCAGTACCTGTCTTTTCATTTGGTCGCTTGCCCGAGCACATGGAGCCGGGCCCCTGCTCACAACCGAGGGACTTGCCCTTCTCAAGGTTCCCCGCGCCACCGGATCCGCCAAGGCATGGGCTGTCCTGTATGGCATCTCCGCTCAAGCAGGCTCGCTCTGTGCCGGTGTAAGTTTCGCGTCATTGAGCCGCTTCCATCTCCTCTGACATGCTCAGATCCTCAATCAGTCCGACTACTCGCGTTTCGCAGGCCGCCCGAGACAGCCCTTCATGGCCATCGGTATCGTTGCGCCCATTTGCGGTATTCTCACCTGCTTCATGGGTATTGCCATGGCCTCGGTCGCTGCTCAGTTCTACCCTAAACAGGGCCTCATCTGGACCATCTATGTTCTGCTCCAGACGATCCAGG
Encoded here:
- the aclS gene encoding Transporter aclS, which gives rise to MPSWKEFLQRIEVKQKDDEAEVWQNNRWLNRDNVPLPAHRRLWGFWTYSGLWVLTSMNVSGLSSGASLLGLGLTVGEAMAVVVVGQVLIASLMVATASIGAYWHVSFPMWNRVVWGMIAAYFPLLNRIILSITWNATQGWFGGQCLKVFLGSMFPSIYHMKNTLPASTYMVNADFMCFALFTALCIPLILIPPERIRIPVMAGACMALVASTCLFIWSLARAHGAGPLLTTEGLALLKVPRATGSAKAWAVLYGISAQAGSLCAGILNQSDYSRFAGRPRQPFMAIGIVAPICGILTCFMGIAMASVAAQFYPKQGLIWTIYVLLQTIQENGGPGARAAVFFAGFAFTCSQLGINLTGNLYSGGVDLTSIWPRHLNIRRGAYLTLALSVAMCPWSLLYGSNAFLSVMGGYGVFLGPITGIMVFDYFLVHKRKVKLTNLYECSPSSIYYYYKGVNWRAPVAWACAVGPILPGFIAHVDKSIIVPAGITKLYYLCYPFVFTTAGVVYFALCTIFPVPGVGEVDEYDVFGTFGDAESAPEGTTPVDKEDATVNVVPVNDRATFVV